From Motilibacter rhizosphaerae:
GTGTCGCTCACGAGTTCCGCTCGCACTCCCTCTAGGCAGGTCCTGCCGCGGCACACGTTACGCAGGAGAAGGGGGATGCTCCAACTCGGAGACGAAGGGCGGGCCGCGCGGTCCAGCCCGTGGTCACGCGCCCGGGGCCGCCGGCGGCCGCTGCGCCAGGGCCCCGCGCAGCCGGTCCTCGTCGACGTGCCAGTAGTCGACGACCACGCCGTCGACCAGCACGACGGGGATGCGCTCCCAGAACCGCTCGTGCAGCGCGGGGTCGTCGAGGATGCTGCGCTCGGCGTACGCGTCGCCGCAGACCCGCTGCACGACCTCGCGCGCGGCGTCGCACAGGTGGCAGCCGGGCTTGCCCACCAGCTCGACCCGGCCCTGCTGCTCGCTGCTCACCGCGGCATGCTCGCACGCCGGACGGCGGCGCGGCACCGGTCCGCACCCCCCGGGTTGGTACGTTCGGCGCCGTGGGCTCCGGCGACCGACGGCGCGGCGCGCGCGACGCGGGGCGGGCCTGCGCCCGCGCTGCGGTGGACCTGTCCGGCCCCGCCGGCGGTGCCGCGGGGCCGCCCGTCGACCCGGAGCTGGTCGACGCGCTCGACGTCGCCCCCGAGCCGGCGGTCGCCGCCTTCTTCGACGTCGACGGCACGCTGCTGCGCGGGGCCTCGCTCTACCACCTCGCCCGGGGGCTGTACGCCCGCGGCTTCTTCGACGCCCGGGCCCTGGTGCGCTTCGGGCGCCGCCAGGTGGTGTTCCGCCTCCGTGGCGTGGAGGACCCGGCGGCGCTGCAGGAGGCGCGCGAGACCGCGCTGGAGTTCATCCGCGGGCGCCCGGTGGAGGAGCTGCAGCGGGTGAGCGAGGAGGTCGTGCGGGCCGCGCTGGCGACCCAGCTGTGGCCGGGCACGCGCGCGCTGGCGCGGATGCACGTGGAGGAGGGCCAGCGCGTCTGGCTGGTGACGGCGACGCCCGTCGAGGTCGCGGGGACGATCGCGCGCGAGCTCGGTCTGACGGGTGCGCTGGGCACGGTGGCGGAGACGCGCGACGGCGTCTACACGGGGCGGCTCGTGGGGCGGGTGCTGCACGGCCCCGCGAAGGCGGAGGCGGTGCGCGCGCTCGCCGAGCGCGAGGGGCTGGACCTGGCGCGGTGCGCGGCGTACAGCGACTCGGCCAACGACCTGCCGATGCTCGAGCTCGTCGGGCACCCGTGCGCCGTCAACCCCGACCGCAGGCTGCGGGGGGTCGCCCGCGAGCGCGGGTGGCGCGTGCGGGAGTACCGCTCGGCCCGCCGTGCCTGGCGGCTCGCGGCAGTGACGGCGGGAGCCCTGGGCGGGCTCGTCGTGCTGGCGGGCGCGGCAGGAGGGGCGGCAGCGCGACTGCGCTCCCGCCCCTCGAGCCGCGGGCGCTGACTACTTCTTGTTGCGCCGCTGCACGCGCGTCTTGCGGAGCAGCTTGCGGTGCTTCTTCTTCGCCATGCGCTTGCGACGCTTCTTGATGACCGAACCCACGCGGACTCCTTGACCGAAGGACAGACGCCCAAGCCTACCGGCTACGCGGTACCGCTGTAGGAGTCGCGGATGTAGCGGTGCACGGCCTGCTCCGGCACCCGGAACGAGCGCCCCACCCGGACGGCCGGCAGCTCGCCCGAGTGCACCAGGCGGTAGACCGTCATCTTCGACACGCGCATGATCTGCGCCACCTCGGCGACCGTGAGGAAGCGCATCTCCCTCAGCTCGCCCGAGCCGCCGCCCT
This genomic window contains:
- a CDS encoding glutaredoxin family protein, translating into MSSEQQGRVELVGKPGCHLCDAAREVVQRVCGDAYAERSILDDPALHERFWERIPVVLVDGVVVDYWHVDEDRLRGALAQRPPAAPGA
- a CDS encoding HAD family hydrolase, with the protein product MGSGDRRRGARDAGRACARAAVDLSGPAGGAAGPPVDPELVDALDVAPEPAVAAFFDVDGTLLRGASLYHLARGLYARGFFDARALVRFGRRQVVFRLRGVEDPAALQEARETALEFIRGRPVEELQRVSEEVVRAALATQLWPGTRALARMHVEEGQRVWLVTATPVEVAGTIARELGLTGALGTVAETRDGVYTGRLVGRVLHGPAKAEAVRALAEREGLDLARCAAYSDSANDLPMLELVGHPCAVNPDRRLRGVARERGWRVREYRSARRAWRLAAVTAGALGGLVVLAGAAGGAAARLRSRPSSRGR
- a CDS encoding 30S ribosomal protein bS22, translated to MGSVIKKRRKRMAKKKHRKLLRKTRVQRRNKK
- a CDS encoding helix-turn-helix domain-containing protein: MASRSGDEGGGSGELREMRFLTVAEVAQIMRVSKMTVYRLVHSGELPAVRVGRSFRVPEQAVHRYIRDSYSGTA